A DNA window from Zingiber officinale cultivar Zhangliang chromosome 3A, Zo_v1.1, whole genome shotgun sequence contains the following coding sequences:
- the LOC122051649 gene encoding glycosyltransferase family 92 protein Os08g0121900-like: protein MRRRLATSPFSFAVFVFIFLAGSFSFRVSRDYLPSAALISTALRRPLTSRAVSELLGSSLPPPLDGVLLPDWEVLLVLSPQSSPSATAAAADGSLICLFHTGVSSPARRAGATAFRCSLPRRLRRVRPFYTPRLIAASASSTAAATGHDFDFPRRQMIRWSMPVAYQSFSTEDEVIVFAKGINRRKHSVRPAADIKCVFSPASRGSALAATPATSSAQEVFRCPHPSVRLPSPLRVSLAVALEAAPIATVAEYRLPSIGSQPPSRSRVGVCACTMVFNAAKFLPEWVTYHAAVGIERFFLYDNASEDELDPVVKRLRSEGYDVIVRSWPWPKTQEAGFSHCAVSNRYECDWMAFIDVDEFILAPAWTNFNSPNRSMLGSFLPVQPEIGQVSIRCLEFGPSNQQRHPEAGVTQGYTCCRRAEQRHKSLVRLNAIDDSLSNSIHHFILKDNFKTKFVRRREARVNHYKYQAWNEFKIKFRRRVSTYVTDWKQSTSLGSQDRVPGLGFEAIEPRGWTGMFCEVNDTLLRDTTRKWFGTLGLEGEYRMPWQN from the coding sequence ATGAGGCGGAGGCTGGCGACGTCGCCGTTCTCCTTCGCTGTCTTCGTCTTCATCTTCCTAGCTGGCTCCTTCTCCTTCCGCGTATCTCGTGACTATCTCCCCTCAGCCGCCCTCATCTCCACGGCTCTCCGCCGCCCCCTCACATCCCGCGCCGTCAGCGAGCTCCTTGGCTCCTCGCTGCCGCCGCCTCTCGATGGCGTCCTACTTCCCGATTGGGAGGTTCTCCTCGTCCTTTCTCCTCAATCCTCTCCGTCCGCCACAGCAGCCGCCGCCGATGGAAGCCTCATCTGCCTTTTCCACACCGGCGTCTCTTCCCCTGCTCGCCGCGCTGGCGCTACCGCCTTCCGATGCTCCCTTCCTCGCCGGCTCCGCCGTGTCCGGCCCTTTTATACCCCTCGCCTCATCGCCGCCTCGGCCTCCTCCACCGCCGCTGCTACCGGCCACGACTTCGATTTCCCTCGTCGGCAGATGATCCGGTGGTCGATGCCGGTGGCTTACCAATCCTTCTCCACCGAGGACGAGGTCATAGTCTTCGCTAAGGGAATCAACCGCCGTAAACACTCCGTCCGCCCCGCCGCCGACATCAAGTGCGTCTTCTCCCCTGCTTCCAGAGGCTCCGCTCTGGCCGCGACCCCCGCTACGTCATCCGCCCAAGAAGTTTTCCGCTGCCCCCACCCGTCCGTGCGTCTTCCCTCGCCACTGCGCGTCTCCCTCGCCGTCGCGCTCGAGGCTGCGCCGATAGCCACGGTGGCGGAATACCGTCTCCCGTCGATCGGTAGCCAGCCGCCGTCGCGCAGCCGCGTGGGCGTCTGCGCCTGCACGATGGTGTTCAACGCCGCCAAGTTCCTCCCCGAGTGGGTGACGTACCACGCCGCCGTCGGCATCGAGCGGTTCTTCCTCTACGACAACGCGAGCGAGGACGAGCTCGACCCGGTCGTGAAGCGGCTCAGGTCCGAGGGATATGACGTCATAGTCCGGTCCTGGCCCTGGCCCAAGACCCAGGAGGCCGGGTTCTCCCATTGTGCAGTGTCGAACCGCTACGAGTGCGACTGGATGGCCTTCATCGACGTGGACGAATTCATCCTTGCCCCAGCTTGGACCAATTTTAACTCGCCCAACCGGTCCATGCTAGGTTCCTTCCTCCCGGTCCAACCGGAGATCGGCCAAGTCTCCATCCGATGTCTCGAATTTGGACCATCAAATCAACAAAGACACCCCGAAGCCGGTGTGACCCAAGGCTACACCTGTTGTCGTCGAGCCGAGCAACGACACAAGTCGCTAGTTCGTCTCAATGCTATCGATGACTCGCTGTCCAACTCAATCCACCACTTTATACTAAAAGAtaatttcaagacaaaatttgtgAGACGCAGAGAGGCAAGGGTGAACCACTACAAGTATCAAGCTTGGAACGAGTTCAAGATCAAGTTTCGAAGGAGAGTGTCAACTTATGTGACCGATTGGAAACAATCAACTAGCCTAGGTTCGCAGGATCGAGTGCCTGGCTTAGGCTTTGAGGCGATCGAGCCACGTGGTTGGACCGGTATGTTTTGTGAAGTTAATGATACTTTACTTCGAGATACAACTCGGAAATGGTTTGGAACACTAGGTCTAGAAGGGGAATACAGAATGCCTTGGCAAAATTag